Genomic DNA from Equus caballus isolate H_3958 breed thoroughbred chromosome 10, TB-T2T, whole genome shotgun sequence:
TGAGCAGGCCACGTAGCCTTCCCCTTCAGGATGTCAATGATCCCGCGACTGCGCGCTACCATGAGCAGCGGTTGTGACAGTTCTTGAGGCTGCTGTGGACCAGTGTGTGCACCAGGGGGAGGAGCCCGCTGCTCAACTGAGTACTTCTAGGCATTCTCGTTGGCgccatgctgcagcagctgcACCATGCTAAGGCTGTTGTTTTCCACTGCGTGGATGAATGGCAAGTGGTCGCTCTTAAAGTCCACTGCATGATGTCTGTGTGGTACTCCAGCCAAAACAGCATGGCTTCGCGGCACTACATGTTCATGGCCATGTGCAGGGCAGTGAGCCCGTTGTGATTGTGGGCCTCCAGGTCCACCAGGCCTGGCCACACTGTCCAGCAGGGCCCACAGGCAGGTCAGGCTGTGGTGCTCACGCACCAGGTGGGCTGCCATCTGGCCATGGCCGTCCAGTGTCATGAGGCTGGCACCAGGCATTACCAGGAGCCGGACCACAGATGGCAATGTGGTGATCACAGCTAGATGGAGTGGTCTCTGCCGTAGGTTGAGGTATTCAGTTCCCAGTCCCCATGCTGGAAGAGGTTGACTAGCGGATGCACAGCTGGCAGATTGGCCTGCACCACTGGGATGTGGAGTGGCCTGTCTCTGTCCTCATCTGTAGGGGTTGCCATGGCGATGTCAGCTGAAAGGGGATGTTCCATGGGGCACACCATGGGGTACAGGGGCCATATGCAGGTTCAGCAGAGGAGAAGAGGAGCCTGTGGCCGGGGTGGGGTACAGGGGCAGTAAAGGTCCCTGGCAGTAAAGCAGAGCCAGGCCGTGGTGAGCTGTGGGGACAGCCGGTGTGTCCGAGCTGCAGCGCAGGGGATCCGGGGGGACAACTGGCCCACAGCAGGAGCTGAGTGGGCCAGGGTGGGCTCCAGGTAGGGTGCCTGGAACAGGCACTTGCAGAATGGCAGCGTGGGGCCAGTGCGCAGGTCCAGGGCCCCCAGTCCCTGCTGCGCTCCCCGGGCAAGGGGGCATAGGGCCTCGGGGACAGCGCAGAGTGGGCAGCAGGAGTGTTGCTTGGGTCTGCCACACCAGAGGGTGGTGAAGGAGGACctaaagtattgaaagaaaaaaataccaacttagaattctgtatccaaaaacattatccttcaaaagtgaaggagaaatacttTCTTAGACAAACAAAACTTGAGGAAATTTATTTCCAGTAGATGTGCAATACGAGAAACattaaagaagttcttcagagaaggaaaatgatataggttaGAAACTAGGattttttcccctactttttctcccgcaatccccccagtatatagctgtatattttacttgtaggtccttctggttgtgctatgcggaggccgcctcaatatggcctgatgagcggtgccatgtcagtgcccaggatcagaaGCGGCAAAACCCGGTGCCCaggtggagcacgtgaacccaaacactcggccatggggcctgccccagaAACTAGgatctttataaagaaaaaagagcattagagagggaacaaaataaaatctctattttcctaattgatctaacagataaaataataacagtagcAATGTGTTTGGTGAATGTAGCTTATAGATAAATGTAATGAACAACAGCAACGTTagaagggatgggagggaggaattagtAATACTCTGCTGGAAGGTACTCACACTACTCATGAAGCAGTGTAGTGTTCTTTGAAAGTTGACTTGCATTAGTTGTGAACGTGTATTGCAAACTCCAGAgcaatcaaaaaaaattttaaagtatgacatgttaaaagagaaaagaaaatggaattatataaagtGTTCAATTAaaagcagagaaggcagaaaaaagaacggaagacaaaaaagaaacaaagaacgaaagcaatgaatagaaaacaacTATTTCAATAATCAACTCCatatgtgaatggtctaaatactccaattaaaaggcagagacatTTAATACAACTATTTCAGTAATCACTTTatatgtgaatggtctaaatacaccaattaaaagacagagactgtcagaatggataaacaataatTAGATAAATGTGAATAAGAGGAATTTTGTCCTACTATTTATCAAAAGTATTCCACaaagtttaaatattaaaaattagggTTTATGTAAGAATAAAACACATATACTGATGAAACTGAATAGAGAGTCCTCAAATGGGAGTTTGTCTCGTGACTGTAAAGAAATAAGAAGTACGATGACCATTTTAGCCAATGAGAGTGATGTGAGCAGGTTCTGATTTGGGCAAGGCCCCATGAGAAGCGTCACGACAGGTGGTGGCTTTAATCGTGATTTGGGGGAGGGTGGAGCTCTAGACCAAACTAACGACAatggaaatgttaaaaaagacagaaacttCACAAATCATTCAGAGGAGTAGCATCAATACTTCCACATCACAGTTAACTCATACTCATTCCAAAGAGGAGTTTACGATTAGCCACGCATGTGGCAATTTGATGAACTGTACGTACATATCTATGGAATTTTGTAGTCATAATTTCAGTGTAGTGGAATGGAGTCCCATTTGTCACTACATATCAGAGCAATCATAACTTATgtctgtttccacttttttttctttttgcaaaatagCAGGTTTGGGCTTCCTAGCCTTCAAATTTCCTCCCAATCTTTTCATTAACTTTGAAATGCATAGGCCATATGCCTCTCATCTTTCACACACAATAATTCAACTCTTCAACAGTAAAGGCATATTGTAAACCATGGAAAAGCTGTAGGTGAGAAAACTGGAAGAGAAGATGAATAACGAGACTGCAAAATGAGATTTAGAAATATTCATGAAAATCAGAGAAACCCATTACAGGAACTGTTATAGTCTTGTACCTGCTGAAGAGCCTGGATGTTTCTGCTCTCTGAAATCTGCATTGTTGAAATCACCTTTCCCCTTAAggctgctttcttttctccaatatGGAGAAACATTTCAAGAAACACAAGTGTCatctatagagaaaaaaattagtttccaTTAATCACACGAGGGTCTCAGAGTTAAAGTGATAAATGTTCATATTCCAACAATTTTCATCGAAATACATGATCTGAGAACTTAGCAAATTTTATATTCATCATCACATGCATGGTGATAACAACGGTATGCCTCCTTCTGATGCTGCAAATAGGACCTGAGAGTCTAATTACATAACTATAAtctgaaataactgaaaaatcaGATTTCCTCATTGCTGGGATCTACTCCAATCATCACCGCCATTGATCACACCATCAAAAAGGAGgagtcagaggggctggccccgtggtcgagtggttaagctcgcgcgctccgctgcaggcggcccagtgtttcgttggttcgaatcctgggcgcggacatggcactgctcatcaaacc
This window encodes:
- the LOC102149838 gene encoding LOW QUALITY PROTEIN: B-cell lymphoma 3 protein (The sequence of the model RefSeq protein was modified relative to this genomic sequence to represent the inferred CDS: inserted 9 bases in 6 codons; deleted 1 base in 1 codon; substituted 2 bases at 2 genomic stop codons) — encoded protein: MTSEPQNYTSQKMMRPRKVFRVIRSLAQRFFCPRTGGPCCCRTGTGLYPGSEISDSRELIEDKDLSPGKNRSRNRQSLTRLSPDALLSLCPCPAQEENSMWGSGLPVRVVIEDHNHNGALTCELLVLLHHPLVWQTQATLLLPTLRCPRGPMPPCPGSAAGTGGPGPAHWPHAAILQVPVPGTLPGAHPGPLSSCCGPVVPPDPLRCSSDTPAVPTAHHGLALLYCQGPLLPLYPTPATGSSSPLLNLHMPLYPMVCPMEHPLSADIAMATPTDEDRDRPLHIPVVQANLPAVHPLVNLFQHGDWELXYLNLRQRPLHLAVITTLPSVVRLLVMPGASLMTLDGHGQMAAHLVREHHSLTCLWALLDSVAXGLVDLEAHNHNGLTALHMAMNMXCREAMLFWLEYHTDIXAVDFKSDHLPFIHAVENNSLSMVQLLQHGANENAXKYSXLSSGLLPLVHTLVHSSLKNCHNRXLMVARSRGIIDILKGKATWPAQASQPQPSPNQSATTSSESSGRLSSNDLLSASPSSSPSQSPGKNPQXIPHGLPRFFLPPSSPPAFLPFAGVLRAPGPLVPPSPSRRQLRGMGGGVPCALNSLKELRRIVDIQFVQLFSCKGRSDIFQVLYLSDQKVARGMSLGTTSILNGFQAITISPSSSQWKELKVKAPKYIGFSIILCWDLHMLVWIPPFLAGDFDPLLTNSRYRKSNQYISSVLFHQQ